In Geminocystis sp. NIES-3709, a single genomic region encodes these proteins:
- a CDS encoding glycosyltransferase family A protein: MIKNLVSAIIPVYNGEKYLAEAIESVLRQSYKPFEIIVIDDGSTDKTSTIAQSYPQVRYFYQINQGHGEAKNTGIHQAKGEYLAFLDADDIWMPDKLFQQVTYLENNPKVGYTICHMVNFQDGVDKFPSWAIITSSQDSKIPAYITSALVVRKTVMEEVGYFDTKYKHGNDSDWFFRANHLGIKMNIIPDILFRRRIHSSNLSYQTKEMKQELFQIIRASIARKRIQNKIYDQN; encoded by the coding sequence ATGATTAAAAATTTGGTAAGTGCCATTATCCCTGTTTATAATGGCGAAAAATATTTAGCAGAAGCCATCGAAAGTGTATTAAGACAAAGCTATAAACCTTTTGAAATTATTGTCATTGACGATGGTTCAACAGATAAGACAAGTACGATCGCACAATCTTATCCACAAGTACGGTATTTCTACCAAATCAATCAAGGGCATGGTGAAGCCAAAAATACTGGTATTCATCAAGCAAAAGGAGAATATCTCGCTTTTTTAGATGCTGATGATATTTGGATGCCCGATAAATTATTTCAACAGGTTACTTATTTAGAGAATAATCCGAAAGTAGGTTACACAATCTGTCACATGGTTAATTTTCAAGATGGAGTAGATAAATTTCCTTCGTGGGCAATAATTACAAGTAGTCAAGATTCAAAAATTCCTGCTTATATTACCAGTGCTTTGGTAGTTCGTAAAACCGTAATGGAGGAAGTCGGTTACTTTGACACTAAGTATAAACATGGGAATGATTCTGATTGGTTTTTTCGGGCAAATCATTTAGGAATAAAGATGAACATAATACCTGATATTCTTTTCCGTCGTCGAATACATTCCAGTAATTTATCTTACCAAACTAAAGAGATGAAGCAAGAATTATTTCAGATTATCAGAGCATCGATCGCTCGTAAACGTATTCAGAACAAAATCTATGACCAAAATTAA
- a CDS encoding nucleotidyltransferase family protein, producing MIANIYNHQFWPTHEQQLLLKASLLKGEKAINAYREWINLVDIDTLDSESNSLLGLLYRNLIDNKIESQHLPRLKGINRYNWTKNQLFISSFFKIAQVFADFKIDFICFDDLALVSNDYQDYGNKIIKNIGILIKEKNLEKANKILLNLGWQTQNNQVLHNELMWKNDQQQLLCLKYRIFTVEPQEYINEQLWLNTTEQNIAKIPTKILNSVDRFLISCLKANQNYNRLSATKITDAMMIIKNHCNWVDLVNKTQRYELIIPVRNMLCFLSNILEVKIPDWVLSSLFKMPISDYELINYRIPASHRELKLKSLFLRIGKLLIKY from the coding sequence ATGATAGCAAATATTTATAATCATCAATTTTGGCCCACTCATGAACAACAATTATTATTAAAAGCATCACTATTAAAAGGTGAAAAAGCCATTAATGCCTATCGAGAATGGATTAATTTAGTAGATATTGATACTTTAGACTCTGAATCTAACTCTTTATTAGGACTTTTATATCGTAATTTAATTGATAATAAAATTGAAAGTCAACATTTGCCAAGATTAAAAGGCATTAATCGTTATAACTGGACTAAAAATCAACTTTTTATATCTTCTTTTTTTAAAATAGCCCAAGTTTTTGCAGACTTCAAAATTGACTTTATTTGTTTTGATGATTTAGCCTTAGTAAGTAATGATTATCAAGATTATGGTAATAAAATAATTAAAAATATAGGAATTTTAATCAAAGAAAAAAATTTAGAAAAAGCTAATAAAATTTTATTAAATCTAGGTTGGCAAACTCAGAATAATCAAGTTTTACATAATGAATTAATGTGGAAAAATGATCAACAACAACTTCTCTGTTTAAAATATAGAATTTTTACAGTTGAACCTCAAGAATATATAAATGAGCAACTCTGGCTTAATACAACTGAACAAAATATTGCTAAAATTCCCACCAAAATTTTAAATTCAGTTGATCGTTTTTTAATCAGTTGTTTAAAAGCTAATCAAAACTATAATCGCCTATCAGCAACTAAAATAACTGATGCTATGATGATAATTAAAAATCATTGTAATTGGGTTGATTTAGTGAATAAAACTCAGAGGTATGAGCTAATTATTCCAGTGAGAAATATGCTCTGTTTTTTATCAAACATTTTAGAAGTAAAAATTCCTGATTGGGTTTTATCTAGTTTATTTAAAATGCCAATTTCTGATTATGAATTAATCAATTATCGTATCCCTGCTTCCCATCGTGAACTTAAACTTAAATCACTATTTTTAAGAATAGGAAAACTATTGATAAAATATTAA
- a CDS encoding glycosyltransferase, with product MTKINPLISVIIGVYNGDRYLAETIESILAQTYQPIEIIIVDDGSTDRTAEIAQSFLPQIKYFYKTHDGISATLNYGINLSQGDFIAFLDADDLWIPEKLNLQMEVFNTESEIDVVFGNVQQFISPELDEAEKKSLKIRVEIIPGYFKGTMLVKREVFNYVGLFNTSLKVADFIDWYLKLKDKNLKTSMLTEIVTKRRIHKNNMGIREKESRKDFARAIKTSLDRRRNQKQNDE from the coding sequence ATGACCAAAATTAATCCTTTAATCAGCGTCATTATCGGTGTTTATAATGGTGATCGGTACTTAGCCGAAACCATAGAAAGTATTTTAGCTCAAACTTATCAACCCATTGAAATCATTATCGTTGATGATGGTTCAACAGATCGCACTGCCGAAATTGCTCAAAGTTTTTTACCCCAAATTAAATATTTCTATAAAACCCATGATGGTATTAGTGCAACTCTTAATTATGGAATAAATCTTAGTCAAGGAGATTTTATTGCTTTCCTAGATGCCGATGATTTATGGATACCTGAAAAATTAAACCTTCAAATGGAAGTATTTAACACTGAATCAGAAATAGATGTAGTATTTGGTAATGTTCAACAATTTATTAGTCCTGAATTAGACGAAGCAGAGAAAAAAAGTCTTAAAATAAGAGTCGAAATAATACCGGGTTATTTTAAAGGAACAATGCTAGTTAAACGTGAAGTATTTAATTATGTCGGTTTATTTAATACCTCTTTAAAAGTAGCAGATTTTATTGATTGGTACTTAAAATTAAAAGACAAAAATCTGAAAACATCTATGCTCACTGAAATTGTCACTAAAAGGAGAATTCATAAAAATAATATGGGAATTAGAGAAAAAGAATCACGGAAAGATTTTGCTAGAGCAATTAAAACATCCCTCGATCGACGTAGAAATCAAAAACAAAATGATGAATAA
- a CDS encoding glycosyltransferase, translating into MNNLKEQPFLSVVIPTYNCSKYIIEAIESVFSQTYSNLEIIVIDDGSIDNTKTIIKPYLNRISYFYQDNQGASKARNFGIEKAKGELIAFLDADDFFLLPTKLSEQIAYFEAQSSLGFVHSGWQIVNEFGNKLQERLPWRQVPEFNLASWLLYNPVRPSAMIFKRNWLVKIGGFDEELRQSEDFDLGARLILEGCEGKWLKKVTVGYRKHGTNTTNKVQQQAENLLKGLDKFFSLSNFPPELLPLKDEIYESKYIWLAWSFYQSGDFKKMVEYLQKAMDKSSHSPSQNFHIWIKSFNYISKEEGQDFDRDYLINLPQWQQLVKEILRDSVREHLALIKKVKLTPQIK; encoded by the coding sequence ATGAATAACCTAAAAGAACAACCTTTTCTCAGTGTTGTTATTCCTACTTATAATTGCTCTAAATACATTATTGAAGCCATAGAAAGTGTTTTTAGTCAAACTTATAGTAACTTAGAAATTATCGTTATTGATGATGGTTCGATCGATAATACTAAAACGATTATCAAACCCTATTTAAACCGAATTTCTTATTTTTATCAAGATAATCAAGGGGCTTCTAAAGCTCGTAATTTCGGAATTGAAAAAGCAAAAGGAGAATTAATTGCATTTCTGGATGCCGATGACTTTTTTTTATTACCGACAAAATTAAGTGAACAAATAGCTTATTTTGAAGCTCAATCTTCTCTCGGTTTTGTTCATAGTGGTTGGCAAATTGTCAATGAATTTGGGAATAAATTACAAGAAAGATTACCTTGGCGACAAGTTCCTGAATTTAATCTGGCAAGTTGGTTACTCTATAATCCTGTACGCCCTAGTGCGATGATATTTAAACGTAATTGGTTAGTAAAAATTGGGGGATTTGATGAGGAATTACGTCAATCTGAAGATTTTGATCTTGGTGCGAGATTAATATTAGAAGGTTGTGAAGGTAAATGGTTAAAAAAAGTTACAGTAGGATATAGAAAACATGGCACAAATACAACTAATAAAGTTCAACAACAAGCAGAGAATTTATTAAAAGGACTTGATAAATTTTTTAGTCTATCAAATTTTCCTCCAGAACTTTTGCCATTAAAAGATGAAATCTATGAAAGTAAATATATTTGGTTAGCATGGAGTTTTTATCAAAGTGGTGATTTTAAGAAAATGGTGGAATATTTACAAAAAGCAATGGATAAATCATCTCATTCGCCCTCTCAAAATTTTCATATTTGGATTAAATCTTTTAACTATATCAGTAAAGAAGAAGGTCAAGATTTCGATCGAGATTACTTAATAAATTTACCTCAATGGCAACAATTAGTAAAAGAGATTTTGCGTGATTCAGTTCGTGAACATTTAGCTCTGATTAAAAAAGTTAAATTAACACCTCAGATTAAATAA
- a CDS encoding PqqD family peptide modification chaperone gives MESYQVNSSKVVAETIDGEVVIVNLEKGDYYSVVKSGAKIWNAVERELSAEKILAEILAQYDGDTETIARAVTGFIDILKNEGLILVNFDRETVNQNEELITENIEKVSFDLPTLEKYTDMEELLLLDPIHEVDEEAGWPNIKTENQPVEN, from the coding sequence ATGGAAAGTTATCAAGTAAATAGCTCTAAAGTTGTAGCTGAAACTATCGATGGTGAGGTTGTAATCGTCAATTTAGAAAAAGGAGATTATTATAGTGTCGTTAAGTCCGGAGCAAAAATTTGGAATGCAGTAGAAAGAGAACTTTCGGCGGAGAAAATTCTAGCAGAAATTTTGGCACAGTATGATGGAGACACCGAAACTATTGCTAGGGCAGTGACAGGATTTATTGATATTTTAAAAAATGAAGGATTAATCTTAGTTAATTTCGATCGAGAAACGGTTAATCAAAATGAGGAATTAATAACCGAAAATATAGAAAAAGTAAGTTTTGATTTGCCTACTTTAGAAAAATATACGGACATGGAAGAATTACTATTATTAGATCCTATTCATGAAGTTGACGAAGAGGCAGGATGGCCTAATATTAAAACGGAAAATCAACCCGTAGAAAATTAA
- a CDS encoding glycosyltransferase gives MNYLSKKFLVSIIIPTYNCSKYIIEAIESVFSQSYQNLEIIVIDDGSTDDTKTIIEPYLNRIYYFYQENQGASKARNLGIEKAKGELIAFLDADDFFLLPTKLSEQVTYFETEPYLGIVHSGWQIVDENGNKIKDKKPWQDFPNMNLDIWLLNGPPALPSGMMFSRDWLLKIGGFDNSLRQFEDCDLILRLMLKGCKAVWLKKVTLAYRQHSNNTTLKTQQRAECVEKVLDQFFNLPDVPLEIHQLKNKVYEHKYTWLAWTFYNVGNLEQMGNYFNKALSNSDYSLTSKISIWLNFLEVTSKEENKEFNRTHLIISQEWQQLIKNLLKQETRQYLAKKQKINITPKY, from the coding sequence ATGAATTATTTAAGTAAAAAATTTTTGGTTAGTATTATTATTCCTACGTACAATTGTTCTAAATACATTATTGAAGCCATAGAAAGTGTTTTTAGTCAAAGTTATCAAAACCTAGAAATTATCGTTATTGATGATGGCTCAACGGATGATACTAAAACCATTATCGAACCCTATTTAAACCGAATTTACTATTTTTATCAAGAGAATCAAGGGGCTTCTAAAGCTCGTAATCTTGGAATTGAAAAAGCGAAAGGAGAATTAATTGCATTTCTGGATGCTGATGATTTTTTTTTATTACCTACAAAATTAAGTGAACAAGTTACCTATTTTGAAACAGAGCCTTATTTGGGTATTGTTCATAGTGGTTGGCAAATTGTTGATGAAAATGGTAATAAGATTAAGGACAAAAAACCTTGGCAAGATTTTCCTAACATGAATCTTGATATTTGGTTATTGAATGGGCCTCCTGCACTTCCTAGTGGGATGATGTTTTCTCGTGATTGGTTACTAAAAATAGGAGGATTTGATAATAGTTTACGTCAGTTTGAAGACTGCGATCTGATTTTAAGATTAATGTTAAAAGGATGTAAAGCTGTTTGGTTAAAAAAAGTTACTCTTGCTTATAGACAACATAGTAATAACACAACTCTTAAAACTCAACAAAGGGCAGAATGTGTGGAAAAAGTGTTAGATCAATTTTTTAATTTACCTGATGTTCCTTTAGAAATTCACCAATTAAAAAATAAGGTTTATGAACATAAATATACTTGGTTAGCATGGACTTTTTATAATGTGGGTAATTTAGAACAAATGGGAAATTATTTTAATAAAGCATTAAGTAATTCTGATTATTCTCTCACATCTAAAATTAGTATTTGGCTTAATTTTTTAGAAGTTACCAGTAAAGAAGAAAATAAAGAATTTAACCGAACACATTTAATTATTTCCCAAGAATGGCAACAGCTAATTAAAAATCTTTTAAAACAAGAAACTCGTCAATATTTAGCGAAGAAACAAAAAATAAATATAACACCCAAATATTAA
- a CDS encoding calcium-binding protein — MRLSLVELLNEGNDTVRSTITYTLGANVENLVLEGTTNINGTGNTLNNSLTSNNFNNLLTGGEGNDTLNGRGGNDTLTGELGNDSLMGGTGGDYFCFNSVNEEIDTITDFSVSDDTILVRHNGFSGGLSLGTLPVNQFRVGSSATTSSQRFIYNSSNGAFFFDSDGNGATGAIQIATLNTGLGMTNQDIVVV; from the coding sequence ATGCGTCTTAGCTTAGTAGAGTTGTTAAATGAGGGTAATGATACGGTTCGATCGACTATCACCTATACTTTAGGAGCAAATGTCGAAAATTTGGTGTTAGAAGGCACAACAAATATTAACGGTACGGGAAACACTCTCAATAATAGTCTTACGAGCAATAATTTCAATAACCTTCTAACTGGTGGAGAAGGAAATGATACTCTCAATGGCCGTGGTGGTAATGACACTCTCACTGGTGAATTAGGAAATGATAGTCTTATGGGAGGTACTGGGGGTGATTATTTCTGTTTTAATTCCGTTAATGAGGAAATTGATACTATTACAGACTTTAGCGTTAGTGATGATACTATTTTGGTTCGTCATAATGGTTTTAGCGGTGGTTTATCCTTGGGTACTTTACCAGTAAATCAATTCCGTGTCGGTTCATCGGCAACCACATCTTCTCAACGTTTCATCTATAACTCTAGTAATGGTGCATTTTTCTTCGATTCCGATGGAAATGGTGCAACGGGGGCAATACAAATCGCTACTTTAAATACTGGATTGGGGATGACAAATCAAGATATTGTTGTAGTTTAA